tccaaactAGCGGACGTCCAAGGCCGCCCACCCAGGTCATAAtcaggaccgagcgtccaaactGGCGGACGTCAAGGACCGTCCCTCCCAGGTTGGCATCCTTGGCCGGTTGCCCTGCTGGCCGACTGTCACGACCGTCATTCACTATGCCAACTGCGTGATTAAATACTAATGACTCGTTAAagcccttaatgaagattaaggtgtGATTGATCGTTCGACATCAGGCCCACTAAAGGTAAAAGGGCCTTTGTCAGGCCCActaaaggtaaaagcccattacaatcagtataaataaaggttccAGGTATGAGTTATGAACTAACTTTCCTTATGATGCAAAAGATCCATGCATCACAAActgctctgtcatattactaacttgagtgtcggagtgcctttgacaggtacccgaCCACCCGGCTTGGAGTATGGAGCAGTGCCAGGAGTACGAGGATGACCGTGCGCCCGACCTTCTTCAGTTTGTGGGATTCAGCAGCAACCGTCCGCCCACTCGGTCAAGTTTGTGTTTTAACAGGATCCTCACGAAAAATGTCGAAACACATACTTTAACTAACttgtattaaatttaaatgatttattcaGAGcctaaaacaatttatttaattgccTACAATAGTCTAGGGTATACCAtttaaattataagataaaatatgagaaaatccccacaattatttagatttttatcatttaaaaacaaattttcattatatttaagtATTAAGAATAACCTGATCTAAAACTTTTAGGCTATTTTTGAGAAAaggcaaaaaaaattaatattattaactaaaaatttGGGTTTTGTCTGAGTAAAACAAgattatttgattataaataataaaatgcaaAGTCAAATAAGGTGTCTCGTTTGGTGGTGTGCACAGAGACAAAATCTACGCCGACTTGATAACGAGAGCTCGTGCTTACATTTACTCCTCATAGGGTTTTCTATATCTACTTCTATAATTCGCCATCTCTGCACCCAAACTTCAACTACTTTTTTCCGTCAAATTGTCCCACAATTTTTCCCTCAACGATTGGGATTGTTATCTAATAAAACCAAACCAAAATTAATTTCAGATTTGGTTTGTCCATCAACGATTAGGATCGAATTCCGCTTTTAGGCACATAGATGCATCTCAAGGATTTAACAAACTTTTTGGTACAATAGATTTTcctattaattatattaaaaaataaatggcttaatattttttttcactatttataataattgtttaatattgttttttaatttcttttgactCAATCCcaatctttatttaaaaaaagtcaatTCATTCTTtcatgttacattttttttaatgattcaaACTGTGATTTGCCAATTTCTGAAAGTAATACTTTGCAAACAAATTTGTATGGAGGCAATGTAGAAGGTATTTATTTCATAGATTATGAAACAAAAATCTGATCGCTTATTGATATATTACATCTCTTCCGTTTGTGCACACGCTTTCATATTCATATTGCTACTTGGCTCTTTACAAGGATAACGTAAAGATGTACAATATGATATTGAGTTCATTGATCTTGATGATCATGTCTACTAAGCTTTTCCATTTGCTGCTATTGCAGGACTTGTCTTTCTCTTCCTCTCACTGAAGCTACGGCATGAAGCCAAGCTCGGAAGGCACCCCTGCACAGATTTAACAGTTTTTTCTCTGAGGGATACATGATCACCATTCGTCGTTCTTTCACTGCTACATGCAGAGTTTCCCCATGAAACGTACGGAGTGCTGTGTGCAGATTTCGGAAGTTCATGCACAGTTGTTGCTTTCACATCTTTCATTTCACTGTCAAAAGTGTTCTCACCATCTTCGCTTGGGTTTTCTCTCACACTTTCGCGGAAAAGAtccaacaactttttcttttgtgttgttGGAGATGGTTCTGGAACAGAACCAGGCTCAGAAGAAGGGGCTTTGTTGAGAAAAATGTGGTGCACTGGAGTGCTGCCACGAGATGGAGTAAACTCTGTATACAAACATTGAAGTTATTTGAAGGAGAAGGGTCAAACATTGAGAAGAGAGAAACTATAATCACACAACTTGTCATACAATAAATCATGAACCTTTTCATCCATGACAATTTTGTTTCCTTCTAAAGTCTTACCTACTCAAATTATTAACAATGCAAAAGTCTCACATCCTAGTCTCAGTTAAGTACACAATCATGCCAATTAATCAGATTAAGATACTAGCAAAAGAATgcaaaaggaaaagcattgcaGGGCATCCTTACCACCCTTGACACTGTAGAAATCATCTTCACAGTCTGAGTCTAACCAGGCCTTTGAGTCAAAAAATGAGTCATCCTTTCCATCTGTGCAGTATAATAAAAGTCCAAGTTCaaaaagttgagttagaaaactaacatgaatattaccaaaaacaaaaacaaacaaaatgtcATGGAAGAGGGATTGTTAACATGGATTTCATTGGATGAATTAATGATGAGTTGGCTTATTGATTCTGATCAATCGAGAAGAAGTATTTCATAAGGACAATGTAGTGATTTAAGTCCCTTTGTTGGATGGGGGGAGCATGTTATTGCTGACAGAACTTTCCATGTCAGTTAATCTTCCATCTCAATCATAACACACTAGACTCTGTAAACAAGCACATGATCCAATTCAAGGCTGCATATGGGACTCATTTATTGCAGAAACAGTTGAGTCTACTTTCAGTTCTAGAGTTTTAAGAATACCCTActcataataaaacaaaatatagtaGTTCAAGAGAAATAATTGTTAGAATGGTCAGAAAAGGTAGATTACAATGTTGGGACATTTCTCATATTTTCCTACAATAACAGTCACAATGAACAACAATACAATCTTAATCTGTTATTAAATagaagtttttttctttcacccAATTTTCCCTCAATAGTAATCCTCATAAGACTAGCTTGTTGTGGTCCATAACTGCAAACACGCACAATATAGTGAAAACATAACTTATTCACAGATAGAGGAATAGCCATAAGAGTGCTGCTAAACTACTGGTCCCCAATAGGATAAAAGCTCCAAAAGGCAGGGACCAGGATCGCTTATAAATAAGCATTATCAGAATATAGTAATTAAAGTTAATACGATAACCATCATAAAAGCTTCCATCAATTGAACCTAAAATCACAAGTAGCAATCAAAGCATCTCATGAAATCAGGCAACTATTTGTCACTGAAATAACAATCTGATGCGTGATGTTCATATACTGTCTGTATCATACACACACAGTTCAACGCAAATATTGTTAGTGAATGCTAGATATTGTAAGAGTTAGGAGTTAGGACACATGGAGTTTATGTCTCCCCTAAATTACTAGAACAAAGAGCTGAATT
This sequence is a window from Vigna angularis cultivar LongXiaoDou No.4 chromosome 2, ASM1680809v1, whole genome shotgun sequence. Protein-coding genes within it:
- the LOC108326821 gene encoding uncharacterized protein At3g27210 produces the protein MGSSSSVHRNQQPNMKHLTLSLESKAENLVISSSPFKEKPKNGNFVADDAAFKSQSSPSRSTTTFSVTDCGDDDGKDDSFFDSKAWLDSDCEDDFYSVKGEFTPSRGSTPVHHIFLNKAPSSEPGSVPEPSPTTQKKKLLDLFRESVRENPSEDGENTFDSEMKDVKATTVHELPKSAHSTPYVSWGNSACSSERTTNGDHVSLREKTVKSVQGCLPSLASCRSFSERKRKTSPAIAANGKA